One genomic window of Candidatus Aminicenantes bacterium includes the following:
- a CDS encoding M4 family metallopeptidase: MKKLVVLFSLLVLATAALPAAAVGSSFLYWDNGPQAHKMLPRQSLAEWQAFFAGEIKKGNLILDNVQADASAGMVHRRFNQFYKGIPVFGGQIIWHEKNGVLAGISGEYYQIQAVNIQPKLDNLEAEKRFRQSLPRQDTLELTEPSVLCIYPVSDDEFRPAFRIRVRLGMGFSRTGLVDAADGTVLLSFSNIKTEQAVIGVGTGFHGDQLKLVLTQDADGYWMATEDTSIRPVKQYTVDYNHSINDSLAEIPSSANGVFGTDIDVNVHAYLGWVYDYYYVRHGRHGLDGANLTIFAYTHVLGPGLSDNAFWSSDMKAMVFLDPLYTDWQTGAGLDVIGHEFTHGVTTYTSGLIYHNQSGALDESFSDIMGTAIEFNFQPAGNGFNKADWVIGEDIFPTYSSSNGLRSLANPNAFSDPCHLSQYANLPDTESGDWGGVHTNCTIFGHAFYLLANGGTNAVSHLSVTSIGIDKATQIYFRAWTFYLTPTASFFNAANALLQSAKDLYGASSSVYGQVLQSIFPAWSCVRCRPGWSST; encoded by the coding sequence ATGAAGAAGCTGGTCGTATTATTTTCGTTGTTGGTTCTGGCGACGGCTGCCTTGCCGGCTGCTGCTGTGGGCTCATCGTTCTTGTATTGGGATAATGGACCGCAAGCCCACAAAATGTTGCCCAGGCAAAGCCTGGCGGAATGGCAGGCTTTTTTCGCAGGCGAAATAAAAAAAGGCAATTTGATTCTGGACAACGTGCAAGCCGACGCCAGCGCCGGCATGGTGCATCGCCGTTTCAACCAATTTTACAAAGGCATCCCGGTTTTTGGCGGACAGATAATATGGCATGAAAAGAACGGCGTGTTGGCCGGCATCAGCGGCGAGTATTACCAGATTCAGGCCGTTAATATCCAACCGAAGCTGGATAATCTGGAAGCCGAGAAGCGGTTCAGGCAATCCCTTCCCAGGCAGGATACGCTGGAGTTGACCGAACCGAGCGTGCTTTGCATCTACCCCGTTTCCGATGATGAGTTCCGCCCGGCTTTTCGCATCCGGGTGCGCCTGGGAATGGGGTTTTCCCGAACCGGCTTGGTCGATGCCGCGGATGGCACGGTTTTGCTCTCTTTTTCAAATATCAAAACCGAGCAGGCGGTCATCGGGGTTGGAACTGGCTTTCATGGAGATCAACTGAAACTGGTTCTCACCCAGGATGCCGATGGTTACTGGATGGCCACGGAAGACACAAGCATCCGTCCGGTCAAGCAGTACACGGTCGATTACAATCACAGCATCAATGACAGCCTGGCGGAGATCCCATCCAGCGCCAATGGCGTTTTTGGCACGGACATCGACGTGAATGTTCATGCCTATCTGGGTTGGGTATATGACTACTATTATGTGAGGCATGGCCGTCACGGCTTGGATGGTGCCAATTTAACGATTTTCGCCTATACCCATGTCTTGGGTCCTGGCTTAAGCGATAATGCTTTCTGGAGTTCCGATATGAAAGCCATGGTGTTCCTCGATCCATTGTATACGGACTGGCAAACCGGCGCCGGTCTGGATGTGATCGGGCATGAATTCACCCATGGGGTTACGACGTATACCTCGGGCCTTATTTATCACAACCAATCGGGCGCGCTCGATGAATCCTTTTCCGACATCATGGGCACGGCTATCGAATTCAATTTTCAACCGGCGGGAAACGGCTTCAACAAGGCCGATTGGGTCATCGGCGAGGATATCTTTCCGACTTACAGCAGCTCCAATGGCCTGCGCAGTCTCGCCAATCCCAATGCCTTTTCCGATCCATGCCATTTGAGCCAGTATGCCAATCTTCCTGATACAGAGTCCGGTGATTGGGGCGGCGTGCATACCAATTGCACAATTTTCGGGCATGCCTTTTATTTGCTGGCCAATGGCGGCACCAACGCCGTGTCCCATCTTTCTGTAACCAGCATCGGCATCGACAAGGCTACCCAGATCTACTTTCGGGCCTGGACTTTTTACCTGACTCCGACCGCCAGTTTTTTTAATGCCGCGAATGCCTTGCTCCAGTCAGCCAAGGATCTGTACGGGGCGAGCAGCAGCGTATACGGGCAGGTTTTGCAGTCGATATTTCCGGCCTGGTCGTGCGTGAGGTGTCGGCCGGGATGGTCTTCGACGTGA
- a CDS encoding outer membrane beta-barrel protein, with protein sequence MREVSAGMVFDVIEKSGSWYKVQLPADGVNPAQKGFIHGSVVSESGGKISETPALQKQPKKSAKPRRAEIEKFKRYSLRGSYFMGFTSETLASTYAPTIYREQASFVTSYEAKKGNTIDAALEYRLSPVLGVEIGASIASRDVAAAITASVPHPLLFDAPRQVTGSQGYKLKETDLYLNLVYTLKMNRIGIDLFAGPCYVMAATTLVAEYQVTDAYPYTVVNVTYGSKEVKKNAIGFNAGIAAGYYFGNSVGLVLSARYIGAKAKFDTATDVPGVDYKVGGLQAGVGLKIKF encoded by the coding sequence GTGCGTGAGGTGTCGGCCGGGATGGTCTTCGACGTGATCGAAAAGAGCGGTTCCTGGTACAAGGTGCAGTTGCCGGCTGATGGCGTCAATCCCGCCCAGAAGGGCTTCATCCATGGGAGCGTGGTGAGCGAATCGGGCGGGAAGATTTCGGAGACCCCCGCGCTCCAGAAGCAGCCCAAAAAATCGGCCAAGCCCCGCCGGGCTGAAATCGAAAAATTCAAGCGCTACTCGTTGCGCGGTTCTTATTTTATGGGGTTTACCTCGGAAACGCTGGCCAGCACCTATGCTCCGACCATCTACCGGGAGCAGGCCAGTTTTGTTACATCCTATGAAGCCAAGAAGGGGAATACCATCGATGCCGCATTGGAGTACAGGCTTTCTCCCGTTCTCGGCGTTGAGATCGGCGCTTCCATCGCTTCCCGGGACGTGGCGGCTGCAATCACCGCCTCGGTTCCCCATCCTTTGCTTTTTGACGCCCCACGCCAGGTCACCGGCAGCCAGGGTTATAAACTGAAGGAAACCGACCTTTACCTGAACCTAGTGTATACCCTCAAGATGAACCGCATCGGCATCGACCTGTTCGCCGGGCCCTGTTATGTCATGGCCGCGACAACGCTGGTGGCGGAGTATCAGGTGACGGATGCCTATCCGTATACCGTGGTGAATGTCACCTACGGCTCCAAGGAAGTAAAAAAGAATGCCATCGGTTTTAACGCCGGCATCGCGGCCGGATATTACTTCGGCAATAGCGTGGGCCTCGTGCTGAGCGCCCGTTATATCGGCGCCAAGGCCAAATTTGATACCGCTACCGATGTCCCGGGCGTTGATTACAAAGTGGGCGGCCTCCAGGCCGGGGTCGGGTTGAAAATTAAATTCTGA
- a CDS encoding M20/M25/M40 family metallo-hydrolase, with protein MTQRMITQFMDMVRIPSESGNEARFIDYLLKEFKKLGANAKKDAYGNLIAKLPAIKSKSKEPILLSCHADTVMPGQGIKPKLVNGVIRSAGDTILGADDKAGIAEMLEALRVAKVRPPVEVAISRQEETGLQGVKNLDYRLLRAKRGFLLDNDTLDTIVIGGPSYFAIDVEIKGRSAHAGMEPEKGINAIVAAAKAIAALRLGRLDRETTANVGVIKGGIIRNGVPDAASFLAECRSLKHQKAKALAAEMERIIRREVAKIGASVTIKTDNLCKAVQIAPNAWTVITAQKALATIGIKAKTTFITGFTDASIYNNHGIEMAVVGIGARDEHSTAEHIHVADMEKAVAMLVEILRLSAA; from the coding sequence ATGACGCAACGGATGATCACGCAATTCATGGACATGGTCCGGATTCCCAGCGAGTCGGGAAACGAGGCCCGGTTCATCGATTATCTCCTGAAAGAATTCAAAAAACTGGGGGCCAACGCAAAAAAGGACGCTTACGGCAACCTGATAGCCAAACTCCCGGCTATTAAAAGCAAAAGCAAGGAGCCTATCCTCCTTTCCTGCCATGCCGACACCGTCATGCCCGGCCAGGGCATCAAGCCGAAACTGGTAAACGGCGTAATCCGCTCCGCGGGCGACACCATACTGGGCGCAGACGACAAGGCCGGCATCGCCGAAATGCTCGAAGCCCTGCGCGTGGCCAAGGTCAGGCCGCCGGTCGAGGTGGCCATCAGCCGCCAGGAGGAAACGGGGCTGCAGGGCGTCAAGAACCTGGACTACCGCCTGCTGCGCGCCAAGCGCGGCTTCCTGCTGGACAACGACACGCTCGATACCATCGTCATCGGCGGCCCCTCCTATTTCGCCATCGACGTCGAAATCAAGGGCCGCTCGGCCCATGCCGGCATGGAGCCCGAAAAGGGGATCAACGCCATCGTCGCCGCCGCCAAGGCCATCGCCGCCCTGAGGCTGGGCCGGCTCGACCGCGAGACGACGGCCAATGTCGGCGTGATCAAGGGCGGGATCATCCGCAACGGCGTCCCGGATGCGGCCAGTTTTCTAGCCGAATGCCGCAGCCTGAAGCATCAGAAGGCCAAAGCCCTGGCGGCCGAGATGGAAAGGATAATCAGGCGGGAAGTGGCGAAGATTGGCGCCAGCGTGACAATCAAAACCGACAATCTCTGCAAGGCGGTGCAAATCGCCCCGAACGCCTGGACCGTGATCACCGCGCAAAAAGCGTTGGCCACAATCGGCATCAAAGCCAAGACCACGTTCATCACCGGCTTCACCGACGCATCCATCTACAACAACCACGGCATTGAAATGGCGGTGGTGGGGATCGGCGCCCGCGACGAGCATTCCACCGCGGAACATATCCATGTCGCTGACATGGAAAAAGCCGTGGCCATGTTGGTTGAAATTCTGCGGCTCTCGGCCGCCTGA
- the pip gene encoding prolyl aminopeptidase, protein MKKSYVIGVIVWICSSGIAAFSQDQDGLWPKSEPYRTGYLRVSPQHEIYYQLGGTPGGMAVMVLHGGPGAGCSASDFRYFDPKKFHIVLHDQRGCSLSRPYGELRENDTQHLVADIEKLRRHLGLGKVLLFGGSWGSTLALAYAETFPENVAGMILRGVFIASREEIDHFYHGGAGKFFPESYAALQKAVDRPQTLNYPEQLLAKLRSPDPAVRNKAAWAWTRYESKLAFLNLPDEAIEKWLVGFNPYAFALLENHYMANRCFLREGQLLKNAGRITAIPTVIVNGRYDVICPPYTAYRLHAKLPKSKLVIVDASGHSSSEPGIRAALLQAVRDFEKK, encoded by the coding sequence ATGAAAAAGTCGTATGTCATCGGCGTGATCGTCTGGATCTGTTCGTCGGGAATAGCGGCTTTCAGCCAGGACCAGGACGGGCTTTGGCCGAAGTCGGAGCCTTACCGGACCGGGTATCTGCGGGTATCGCCGCAGCATGAGATCTACTACCAGCTGGGCGGCACTCCCGGGGGGATGGCGGTGATGGTCCTGCACGGCGGTCCGGGCGCCGGCTGCTCGGCCTCGGACTTCCGCTATTTCGATCCGAAAAAATTCCATATCGTGCTCCACGATCAGCGCGGCTGCAGCCTGAGCCGGCCCTACGGCGAGTTGCGCGAGAACGACACGCAGCACCTGGTCGCTGACATCGAAAAGCTCCGGCGTCACCTCGGTTTGGGCAAGGTACTGCTGTTCGGCGGCTCGTGGGGCAGCACCCTGGCCCTGGCCTACGCCGAGACCTTTCCGGAGAATGTCGCCGGCATGATCTTGCGCGGGGTCTTCATTGCCAGCCGCGAGGAGATCGACCATTTTTACCACGGCGGCGCGGGAAAATTCTTCCCGGAAAGCTATGCGGCGCTGCAGAAGGCCGTCGACCGGCCGCAGACGCTCAACTATCCGGAGCAACTCCTGGCCAAGCTGAGATCGCCCGATCCGGCGGTGCGAAACAAGGCCGCCTGGGCCTGGACGCGCTACGAATCCAAGCTCGCCTTCCTCAACCTGCCCGACGAGGCGATCGAGAAATGGCTGGTCGGCTTCAACCCCTACGCCTTCGCGTTGCTTGAGAACCATTACATGGCCAACCGCTGTTTCCTGCGGGAGGGGCAGCTGCTGAAGAACGCCGGCCGCATCACCGCCATCCCGACGGTGATCGTCAACGGCCGCTACGACGTGATCTGCCCGCCCTATACCGCCTACCGCCTGCACGCGAAACTGCCCAAGTCAAAGTTGGTGATCGTCGACGCCAGCGGCCATTCGAGCTCCGAGCCCGGCATCCGGGCAGCCTTATTGCAGGCGGTAAGGGATTTTGAAAAAAAATGA
- a CDS encoding ATP-binding protein: protein MIKRSLQTKIVASLAQFPVVGIIGSRQTGKTTLARLIQKQSKNAVYLDLELPSDQNKLREPELYFNRYKDTLVIIDEIQRMPSLFPLIRAIVDQNRVPGRFLILGSASPDMIRKSSESLAGRVVYHELPPLQLVEVGFKEDQVTLLWLRGGYPDSFLAADMASSLNWREAFIRTYLERDVPQLGIRVPAGQLRNFWTMIAHHHAQLWNASQIANSLSVSAPTVRHYLSILEDTFLVRQLRPFHANLKKRLVKAPKVFIRDSGLLHSLLGIGSMDDLQGRPLVGHSWEGFVIEQIIAQLPPRWEAYFFRTAAGAEIDLLLCHSGQKPIAVEIKFSAAPEVSKGFRSACLDLQCRKEYIVYPGHEEYPLGKTTTALPLLQIQRIMSENAD from the coding sequence ATGATAAAACGAAGCTTACAAACAAAGATCGTCGCTTCCCTTGCTCAATTCCCGGTTGTGGGCATCATTGGCTCGCGCCAGACCGGCAAAACGACGCTGGCCCGGTTGATCCAAAAGCAAAGCAAGAATGCGGTCTATCTCGACCTCGAGCTTCCCTCCGACCAGAACAAGCTGCGGGAGCCCGAGCTATATTTCAACCGCTACAAGGACACGCTAGTTATCATCGATGAGATCCAGAGGATGCCTTCTTTGTTTCCCCTTATCCGCGCCATAGTCGATCAAAACCGCGTTCCCGGCCGATTCCTTATCTTAGGTTCGGCTTCTCCGGATATGATCAGGAAATCTTCAGAGAGTTTGGCCGGGCGAGTGGTATATCACGAATTGCCTCCGTTACAACTCGTCGAGGTAGGGTTCAAGGAGGACCAGGTCACGCTGCTCTGGCTCAGGGGCGGCTACCCGGACAGCTTTCTGGCAGCGGACATGGCGTCCAGTTTGAACTGGCGCGAGGCCTTTATCCGGACCTACCTGGAAAGAGATGTTCCGCAACTGGGCATCCGCGTACCGGCTGGTCAGCTCCGCAACTTCTGGACCATGATCGCCCACCACCATGCCCAACTGTGGAACGCCAGCCAGATCGCCAACAGCCTGAGCGTATCGGCCCCAACGGTCCGTCATTATTTGTCCATCTTAGAAGATACATTCCTCGTTCGCCAATTGCGGCCTTTTCATGCCAATCTGAAAAAACGCCTGGTCAAGGCCCCGAAAGTATTTATTCGCGATTCGGGCCTGCTCCATTCGCTTCTCGGCATCGGATCCATGGACGACCTCCAGGGGCGTCCCCTGGTCGGACATTCCTGGGAGGGCTTCGTCATCGAGCAGATCATTGCCCAGTTGCCGCCGCGCTGGGAGGCTTATTTTTTCCGGACCGCGGCCGGCGCCGAGATCGACCTGCTGCTATGCCATTCCGGGCAAAAACCGATCGCGGTGGAAATCAAGTTTTCCGCCGCTCCTGAAGTGAGCAAAGGTTTTCGCAGCGCCTGTCTTGACCTGCAGTGCCGCAAGGAGTACATCGTTTACCCGGGCCACGAGGAGTATCCCCTGGGGAAAACCACCACCGCCCTGCCCCTGCTGCAGATCCAGCGTATCATGAGCGAAAATGCCGACTGA